One segment of Candidatus Eisenbacteria bacterium DNA contains the following:
- a CDS encoding TetR/AcrR family transcriptional regulator, whose product MSRTPDATMRSRILDAADRLLVRSGFRRMTVEDIASEAGIGKGSVYLHFESKQDVALSCIDRMATRILGLLKSIAARPLPAAARLRAMLCARVLERFDYASRHAHSIDEKLAVMRQAMLERRAGHFERESAVLDRVVEEGRRSGEFTSAPRRPGRTLVTATNALLPYSLSARELGERAGLARRTEEVVGLLLAGLEPKSRPAKPRKRRIP is encoded by the coding sequence ATGTCCCGAACGCCCGACGCGACCATGCGCTCGCGGATCCTCGATGCCGCCGACCGACTCCTGGTCCGCAGCGGCTTCCGCCGCATGACGGTCGAGGATATCGCCTCGGAGGCCGGGATCGGCAAGGGCTCCGTATACCTTCACTTTGAGAGCAAGCAGGATGTCGCGCTCTCGTGCATCGACCGCATGGCCACCCGCATCCTGGGGCTCCTGAAATCGATCGCCGCGCGACCCCTGCCGGCGGCCGCGCGCCTGCGCGCCATGCTTTGCGCCCGCGTCCTGGAGCGTTTCGACTACGCGAGCCGGCACGCGCACAGCATCGACGAGAAGCTGGCGGTGATGCGACAGGCGATGCTCGAACGCCGCGCAGGACACTTCGAACGCGAATCGGCCGTGCTCGACCGGGTCGTGGAGGAGGGCCGCCGCTCCGGCGAATTCACATCCGCGCCGAGGCGCCCGGGCCGCACGCTCGTCACCGCCACCAACGCCCTGCTCCCCTACAGCCTGAGCGCCCGCGAACTCGGGGAGCGCGCCGGCCTGGCCCGGCGCACCGAGGAAGTCGTCGGGCTCCTGCTCGCCGGCCTGGAACCGAAGTCCCGTCCCGCG